One Nitrospirae bacterium CG2_30_53_67 genomic window, GAAGATCGATGCGAGGATGCCGACCGATAGGATGCCGGCAATGACCGCGAGCGATATAGGCGCCGGGATATGGAAGTGCCTGGAGAGAATCATCTTCATCCCCACAAAGGCCAGGAGGAAGACCAGGCTTGTTTTGATGTATCTCATTTTTTCCATGATACCGGCGATGACAAAGTAGAGCGACCGCAGGCCCAGGATCGCAAAGACGTTTGAGGTGAGCACCAGAAAGGGATCCCGTGTGACGGCGATGACCGCCGGTATGGAGTCGACTGCAAAAAGGACGTCCGTGGTCTCGACCATGAGCAGGGCGAGAAAGAGCGGCGTGACCGCACGTTTTCCGTGGACCCTAGTGAAGAACTTCAACCCGTCATACCGGGTGGTCACCGGGTAAATCTTCCGGGCAAGGCGCACGGCAAGGTTTTTATCAGGGTCCACGTTCTCCTGGCTGGAGATGAGCATCTTGACCGCGGTCATCAGAAGGATCGCCCCGAAAACATAGACCACCCACTCAAACCGGTTGATCAGAGCCAGGCCTCCGGCGATCATAAGACCGCGAAGGACCACGGCGCCGAATATGCCCCAGAAGAGCACCCGATGCTGGTATTTCTGAGGGACCTTGAAATAGGAAAAGATGAGCGCCATGATGAAGATGTTGTCCAGGCTGAGCGACTCCTCGATGAGGTATCCGGTAAAGAACTGAAGGGCCGCCTGGCTGCCGCTGAGTCCATCCGGTGTATCAAGCCCGATGCCGAGCCAGTGGTGTTCGTATATATAGTAGACACCCGCGTTGAATGCCAGGGCAAGGGATATCCAGAAGGCGGTCCAGGCCAGGGACTCGAGCGGGGAGATTGCATGGGCCTTGCGGTTAAAAACACCGAGGTCAAGGACAAGAACGGCCGCGACCAGGGAGAAGAAACCGATCCAGATCCAGATACTCATTATAAGCCCTTTAAACTTTTTCCGCAGGCCTCGATGGTCTTTTCGATGTCCTCTTCGGTGTGGGCCAGGGACATGAAGGCCGCCTCAAACTGGGAGGGCGCCAGGTTCACGCCATTCTTCAGCATGTTGTGAAAGAATTTCCCGAAACGTTTCGTGTCCGACCGGGACGCGCTTGCATAGTCCGAGACCGGATCACCCGTGAAGAAGGTGCAGAACATAGCGCCCACACGGGTCTGGTAGGCCGGAATGCCGGCTTTGCCGAAGGCCGTCCGGATCCCGGCGCAGAGCATGTCCGTGCTGCGCTCCAGTTTTTCATAGGCGCCGGGTTCAGAGAGGATCTTCAGGGTTTCGATCCCCGCGGTCATGGCCAACGGGTTCCCGGAGAGGGTCCCGGCCTGGTAGATGGGCCCCGAGGGCGAGACTTGTTCCATGATCTCTCTCCGGCCGCCGTAGGCCCCGACCGGAAGGCCTCCACCGATGATCTTGCCGAGGGTTGTCATGTCGGGCCGCACGCCGTAGCGTTCCTGGGCGCCTCCATAAGCCGCCCGGAACCCGCTCATCACCTCGTCGAAGATCAGCACGATCCCGTGTTCCTGGGTGATCTTTTTCAGACCTTCGAGAAAACCTTTTCCGGGAGGGATCACGCCCATGTTGCCCGGCAGGGGTTCGAGAATGATGCAGGCGATCTCTTCCCCTTGTTTTTCAATGATCTCCTGCACGGCATGGAGGTCATTAAACGGCGCGGTGAGGGTGTTTCTCGCATAGTCCTTGGGCACACCCGGGCTGGTCGGGACGCCGAAGGTCGCGGCGCCGGATCCGGCCTTGACCAGCAGGCCGTCGGCGTGTCCGTGGTAGCACCCTTCAAACTTGATGATCTTGTCCCTTCCGGTGAATCCCCTTGCCACGCGGATCGCGCTCATGGTCGCCTCGGTCCCGGAGTTGACCATGCGGACCATCTCGATGGACGGCACGGCGTCTATAACCATTTGGGCCAGCTCGATCTCGAGTTCCGTGGGGGCGCCGAAGCTCGTCCCTTTGGCGAGTGCCCGGGTCAATGTCTCGATCACCCTCGGATGGGCATGCCCCACGATCATGGGGCCCCAGGATCCCACATAGTCGATGTACGCATTGCCGTCCACGTCGTAGATCCTGCTCCCCTCCGCCCGTTCGATAAAGATCGGCGTTCCGCCTACGGATTTAAACGCCCTGACCGGACTGTTGACCCCGCCTGGGATGAGTTTTATTGCCTGCTGAAACAATTTTTCCGACCGATTCGTCATGGATTCTTCTCCTTCTCTGCATTTGCCGCCAGACATTAAGTAACATTTTCAAAGGGGTTCTGTCAACGGGGATATAGGGCCCGAATCCCGATTATGAATCCTGTTTACGGGGCATAGGTCAGGAATGCGATGAGCATGAGCAGGAGAGGAAAGACCATGTGCGGAATAACGAAGGGCCAGCGGATGTCCCTGCA contains:
- a CDS encoding tellurium resistance protein TerC, encoding MSIWIWIGFFSLVAAVLVLDLGVFNRKAHAISPLESLAWTAFWISLALAFNAGVYYIYEHHWLGIGLDTPDGLSGSQAALQFFTGYLIEESLSLDNIFIMALIFSYFKVPQKYQHRVLFWGIFGAVVLRGLMIAGGLALINRFEWVVYVFGAILLMTAVKMLISSQENVDPDKNLAVRLARKIYPVTTRYDGLKFFTRVHGKRAVTPLFLALLMVETTDVLFAVDSIPAVIAVTRDPFLVLTSNVFAILGLRSLYFVIAGIMEKMRYIKTSLVFLLAFVGMKMILSRHFHIPAPISLAVIAGILSVGILASIFAPVKTASTKPSAISLNMERLAGLTYKNAKRILVLIIGTSVLLVGVAMIVLPGPAVIVIPAGLGILATEFVWARSLLKKAKHKAESLADAAQNMMHGGEKRR
- a CDS encoding glutamate-1-semialdehyde-2,1-aminomutase, which codes for MTNRSEKLFQQAIKLIPGGVNSPVRAFKSVGGTPIFIERAEGSRIYDVDGNAYIDYVGSWGPMIVGHAHPRVIETLTRALAKGTSFGAPTELEIELAQMVIDAVPSIEMVRMVNSGTEATMSAIRVARGFTGRDKIIKFEGCYHGHADGLLVKAGSGAATFGVPTSPGVPKDYARNTLTAPFNDLHAVQEIIEKQGEEIACIILEPLPGNMGVIPPGKGFLEGLKKITQEHGIVLIFDEVMSGFRAAYGGAQERYGVRPDMTTLGKIIGGGLPVGAYGGRREIMEQVSPSGPIYQAGTLSGNPLAMTAGIETLKILSEPGAYEKLERSTDMLCAGIRTAFGKAGIPAYQTRVGAMFCTFFTGDPVSDYASASRSDTKRFGKFFHNMLKNGVNLAPSQFEAAFMSLAHTEEDIEKTIEACGKSLKGL